CCCTCCCCGCCCCACCCGTCCCGCACACCCCCCGCCCCGGCCGTCGCCTGCGCCGGACCGGGAGGCCTCCCCACCACGCCGCGGGCCACCCACAGCAGCCTGAGGGCCGTCCTTCTGACGAGGGCCTGGACCACCACGTGAGCCGCCCTCACCCCGCGAGCCCCCACCCCGCCGGCACCTCCCTCGCCCCTGCCCTCCGCGCCCTCGACGACGCCCTGCTGTGTGCCGCCGAGGCCTTCGACCGGGGGGACGGCGCCCAACGGCGGCTGCTCACCCGGCGCCTGGGTCTCCGGGGCGCGCTGCGCGCCGTGTTCGGCAGTGGTGGGCGCGAGTACGGGATGCGGGTCGCCCTCTGCTTCGGGGCCAGCGCCGCCATCGCCCAGGCGCTGCACCACACCCGCTGGTACGGCCAGCACCAGCACTGGTACTGGATGCCCGCCACCGCCGTCTTCCTCGTCAAGCCCGACCTCGGTCCGCTCGCCTCCCGGGTACTGTGCCGGGCCGCCGGGACCGTGCTGGGAGCCCTGGTGTTCGCCGGGCTCGCCGCGCTGCTGCCCCGGCCGGCGGGGCTGATCGTGCTGGTCGCGGTGTGCGGGGCGCTCGTCCCGGTCGCCACCCGGCACTTCGCCGCGCTGACGGCCGTCGTCACCGTCCTCGTCCTCGCCCTGGTCATGGCAGGCGGCGAGCCGCAGGCCTCCGTCAGCCGGATCGGGGAGACCCTGATGGCCTGCGTGCTCGTACTGGTCGTCGGGCATCTGCCGATGCCGGGGCAGCGCGGCGGCGGGGTACGTGCCCGGCTCGCCACGGCCGGGGACGCCGCGCACGCCTATCTCGCACACGTCCTCGGTGAATCCGGCGGGTCCGGGGAGTCCGGCGGGTCCGGTGACCGCGCCGAGCGATGGGCGCTGCGCCGCGAGGCCTACCGCACGCTCGCCGAGGCCCGTACCGCCATCGCGCTCGCCGCCGCCGAACTGCCCGCACTCGCCCGGCACACCGCGGGCGCGGACGCCGTCGCGGACGCCCTGGAGCGACTTGTCGACACGACCACCGCCTGCGCCGTACACCTCGACGACACCGGCCGTCTCACGTCCCGGCACGTCGAGCAACTCCGTGAGGCGCTGGCCGAGTTGGGGCTCCAGGGAGTCGAGGTGCCACCGCACGGCCGTACGGCGGCCCTCGTCTGACGCTTCGGCCGGCCTCCTCGTCGCCGCGGGCCCCCGGACGTCCGTACGGCCGGGACGCCGTCGCCGAAAAGTCCGCTGCCGTAGGGAGCCGAAGAAAATCTTCGCGTCCGGCGATGAGTTCCGCTGCCCGCGACGGTCAGCACCTCGAACCGACCGCCGGACAGGAGGGCCCCATGTCGCTTCCGGAGATCGTCTCTCGTGAGCAGTGGCGCGCTGCGCGCGAGGAGTTGCTGCGCAAGGAAGAGGCGGTCAGACGGGCGCGCGAGGTGCTCGGCGCGGAGCGGCGGCGGCTGCCCATGGTCGAGGTGGACCCGGAGTACGTCTTCGAGGGCGGCGACGGCAAGGCCACCCTCCTGGACCTCTTCGAGGGCCGGACCCAACTCGTCGTGCAGCACTTCGTGTTCGCCCCGGAGCGGGAGACCGGCTGCCCGTGCTGCTCGGCCCTCCTGGACCAGGTCGGCCACCTCGCCCATCTGCGCGCCCGGAACACCTCCTTCGCGGCCGTCTCCCGGGCGCCGTTCACCAGGATCCTGCCCTTCAAGGCACGCATGGGCTGGACGGTGCCCTGGTACTCCTCCTCCCACAGCGACTTCAACCTCGACCTCGAGGCCACCGTGGTGACGGACCAGGGCCTGGCCGACCGTCCGGGCATCAGCTGCTTCCTGCGCGAACACGACCGGGTCTTCCATACCTATTCGGTGTACGGCGACGCGGACGACGGCTCGGGCGGACCGGGCGGCCTGGACGGACTCGGCACCCTCGCGGGTCTGCTCGACCTCACCCCACTCGGCCGCAACCCGTCCGGAAGCGACCGGCTGCGCCTGCACGACGAGTACGACCACTGACACCGAGCGTGCGCGTCGTGCCACAAAGTGATCAGACCCTCACGGTCCGCCCCGAACGGGTGTAGGTAATGTCTCAGTCCCGTCACTGGGCGAGCCGTTTCCCTTCTCCAGAGCGTTAACTCCTACGAGTACGACGCTTCTGGAGGTGCGAGATGGTGAACGGGCGAACGGTGCTCGAACGCTTTCCCGCCGGTGGTCCGCGGGGATCCTGGCCCGCGGAGGAGTTCGCGCAGGCGCGGCGTCAGGAAGGCCTGCCCGCCGAGGTCGTCATGGACCTCGCGACGGACGCGTTCCTCGTCATCGTGCGGGGTACCGAGTCCGCCGAGTGAGCGGACCGGCGCGGTCGGCCGCGCGGTGGCCT
This genomic interval from Streptomyces sp. NBC_00557 contains the following:
- a CDS encoding FUSC family protein, which gives rise to MSRFAPPLWLAHALRAQRGPVPWNAVIRGVLGCGPLLLAGVLAGRTPLGVLAAIGAMLAGINDRPGSRRASVRRLGVPALAGALGLLAGTYAGQGLAAVPLTLVLTALGLVAGGISAVGPVASAAGTHLLVGTAIGAGMPAAESGRQQALAFLAGAGWLLLLRLALPTPGSLAGDFRFDGEREAVAGVYDAIAALVEAVGGAQATARRAALTAALDHAQDALAGPRLRRYASSAAERRLHARYAAALPLAEAATALFWVGEPVPARAAEGPRRLAAAVRADTAAGPLPAPPVPHTPRPGRRLRRTGRPPHHAAGHPQQPEGRPSDEGLDHHVSRPHPASPHPAGTSLAPALRALDDALLCAAEAFDRGDGAQRRLLTRRLGLRGALRAVFGSGGREYGMRVALCFGASAAIAQALHHTRWYGQHQHWYWMPATAVFLVKPDLGPLASRVLCRAAGTVLGALVFAGLAALLPRPAGLIVLVAVCGALVPVATRHFAALTAVVTVLVLALVMAGGEPQASVSRIGETLMACVLVLVVGHLPMPGQRGGGVRARLATAGDAAHAYLAHVLGESGGSGESGGSGDRAERWALRREAYRTLAEARTAIALAAAELPALARHTAGADAVADALERLVDTTTACAVHLDDTGRLTSRHVEQLREALAELGLQGVEVPPHGRTAALV
- a CDS encoding DUF899 domain-containing protein: MSLPEIVSREQWRAAREELLRKEEAVRRAREVLGAERRRLPMVEVDPEYVFEGGDGKATLLDLFEGRTQLVVQHFVFAPERETGCPCCSALLDQVGHLAHLRARNTSFAAVSRAPFTRILPFKARMGWTVPWYSSSHSDFNLDLEATVVTDQGLADRPGISCFLREHDRVFHTYSVYGDADDGSGGPGGLDGLGTLAGLLDLTPLGRNPSGSDRLRLHDEYDH